A stretch of Aedes aegypti strain LVP_AGWG chromosome 2, AaegL5.0 Primary Assembly, whole genome shotgun sequence DNA encodes these proteins:
- the LOC5564544 gene encoding epidermal growth factor receptor isoform X1, translated as MKGYNTSIVAVGWLLSTVLVLSILASSSHARERPVGYEAYRNRQQRLQMEREAQLKRLEEKNSEFVKGKICIGTNGRMSVPSNREYHYKNLRDRYTNCTYVDGNLEITWIQNTSYDLSFLQHIREVTGYVLISHVDIPQVILPRLQIIRGRTTFKLNKWEDEFGLFVSFSQMNTLEMPALRDILSGSAGIFNNYNLCHVKTINWDEVLSDSKAHYRYTYNFTSPERDCPPCHSSCEVGCWGEGAHNCQKFSKLNCSPQCSQGRCFGSKPRECCHLFCAGGCTGPTQKDCLACKNFYDDGVCKQECPPMQRYNPTNYLWEPNPEGKYAYGATCVRNCPEHLLKDNGACVRTCPSNKMAQNGECVPCNGACPKTCQGEGIVHSGNIDKYKDCTIIEGSLEILDQTFDGYQQVFSNFSFGPRYIKIHPDRLEVFSTLKEISGFINIQGYHADFKNLSYFRNLEVVGGRQLKENLFASVYIVKTSLQSLELKSLKRVNSGAIVILENDHLCYAQEIDWSKIKKSADHESVIQSNRNPKTCHEEGMFCDEQCTKAGCWGKGPEQCLECKNFVYQGKCLDSCKSLPKIYQVNSKTCGDCHPECLDSCYGPNADNCGSCVNVKDGKFCVSECPITKYNLNGTCVACHKTCIGCNGPLDTIAPNGCVSCDRAIMRSDGTVERCLMKDEPCPDGYYSERVEQDEGPLKQLSGKSVCRKCHPRCKKCTQYGFHEQVCQECASYKRGEQCEDECPIDHFVNEETRECLPCHSECRGCRGFGEDQCLECRNLKLYEGDPNDNSTAFNCTSTCPPTHPFKHFPVETSKIGPYCSAEQVQSGFRLETSTTPILLLAILAPIVLILFVFGMAYLYCTQKNKKDAVKMTMALAGCEDSEPLRPTNVGPNLTKLRIVKEAELRRGGVMGMGAFGRVFKGVLMPEGESIKIPVAIKVLIEMSGSESSKEFLEEAYIMASVEHPNLLKLLAVCMTSQMMLITQLMPLGCLLDYVRNNKDKIGSKALLNWSTQIARGMAYLEERRLVHRDLAARNVLVQTPSSVKITDFGLAKLLDYDSDEYRAAGGKMPIKWLALECIRHRVFTSKSDVWAFGVTIWELMTYGARPYEDVPAKDVPELIEMGGKLPQPDHISLDVYMILISCWHLNADARPTFTTLEKTFAEMARDPGRYLSIPGDKFMRLPSYTNQDEKDLIRTLAPVAEAGIPGTIVEAEEYLQPKTRPALMLPQSSMEKQDDMSKSMRYSKDQLKPDEETDRNAREVGVSGMRLNLPLDEDDYLMPTCQSQAPSVPGYMDLIGVPASVDNPEYLMGSAGSNISTGLPTPPPVTPCSSGISTTTPNSPVNSIPPNISTVNVSTNPSNINANSSNSINNNNNTVVNHAIKKEEAIPMPHTTLNEPQAAPPTQTLGIPLSPTETIETTSEHEYYNDLQRELIPLHRNETTV; from the exons tttgcaTCGGAACCAATGGACGAATGTCGGTACCTTCGAACCGCGAGTACCACTACAAGAATCTACGCGATCGATACACCAACTGTACCTACGTGGATGGCAACCTGGAGATCACCTGGATCCAGAACACCTCGTACGATTTGAGCTTTCTCCAGCACATTCGGGAGGTGACCGGTTACGTGTTGATCAGCCACGTGGATATCCCGCAAGTCATCCTACCGCGGTTGCAGATCATTCGAGGCCGTACGACATTCAAGCTGAACAAATGGGAAGACGAATTCGGCCTGTTCGTGTCGTTCTCGCAGATGAATACCCTGGAGATGCCGGCCCTGAGGGACATCCTGAGTGGATCGGctggcattttcaacaactaCAATCTATGTCACGTGAAGACCATCAACTGGGATGAAGTCCTCTCCG actCCAAAGCCCACTATCGGTACACGTACAACTTCACCTCGCCGGAACGGGACTGTCCACCGTGCCACTCCAGCTGCGAGGTGGGCTGCTGGGGCGAAGGTGCCCACAACTGTCAGAAGTTCAGCAAACTGAACTGCTCTCCTCAGTGCTCTCAGGGGCGCTGTTTCGGCTCCAAGCCGCGCGAGTGCTGCCATCTGTTCTGCGCTGGTGGCTGCACCGGTCCTACTCAGAAAGACTGCCTAGCCTGTAAGAACTTCTACGACGATGGCGTGTGCAAGCAGGAGTGTCCACCCATGCAACG ATACAACCCTACGAACTACCTCTGGGAACCGAATCCAGAAGGCAAATACGCCTATGGAGCTACCTGCGTGCGAAATTGCCCGGAACATCTACTCAAGGATAACGGAGCTTGCGTGAGGACTTGTCCGTCGAACAAGATGGCCCAAAATGGCGAGTGCGTTCCGTGTAACGGAGCCTGTCCGAAGACGTGCCAAGGCGAGGGAATCGTTCATTCCGGCAATATCGACAAGTACAAGGACTGCACCATAATCGAAGGATCTCTGGAAATTCTCGATCAGACGTTCGACGGTTACCAGCAGGTGTTCAGCAACTTCTCGTTCGGGCCACGCTACATCAAGATTCATCCAGATCGATTAGAAGTGTTTTCGACGCTCAAGGAAATCAGCGGGTTCATCAACATTCAGGGCTATCACGCCGATTTCAAGAATCTGTCGTACTTCAGGAACCTGGAGGTGGTTGGTGGACGTCAGCTCAAGGAGAATCTGTTCGCTTCCGTGTATATTGTGAAG ACATCATTACAATCTTTGGAGCTGAAATCGTTGAAACGGGTCAACTCGGGTGCCATCGTCATTCTCGAAAACGACCACCTGTGCTACGCGCAGGAGATCGATTGGTCTAAAATCAAGAAGTCTGCTGACCACGAGAGTGTGATACAGTCCAATCGGAATCCCAAGACTTGCC ACGAAGAAGGAATGTTCTGCGACGAGCAGTGCACCAAGGCCGGCTGCTGGGGCAAAGGACCGGAACAGTGTCTGGAATGCAAGAACTTTGTCTACCAAGGCAAGTGTCTCGACAGCTGCAAGAGTCTTCCAAA GATCTACCAAGTCAACTCAAAGACTTGCGGAGATTGTCATCCGGAGTGTTTGGATTCATGCTACGGACCTAACGCCGACAACTGTGGATCATGCGTAAACGTTAAGGACGGGAAGTTCTGCGTATCGGAGTGTCCCATCACCAAGTACAACCTGAACGGAACTTGCGTCGCGTGTCACAAAACTTGCATCGGTTGCAATGGGCCACTGGACACAATTGCCCCCAACGGGTGTGTTTCCTGTGACCGAGCAATCATGCGAAGCGATGGCACCGTGGAACGGTGTCTGATGAAGGACGAACCTTGTCCAG ACGGTTACTACAGCGAACGCGTTGAACAGGACGAAGGACCTCTGAAACAACTGTCAGGAAAATCGGTTTGTCGCAAGTGTCATCCGCGCTGCAAGAAATGCACCCAGTACGGATTCCACGAGCAAGTCTGTCAGGAATGTGCCAGCTACAAGCGCGGCGAACAGTGCGAAGACGAGTGCCCGATCGATCATTTTGTGAACGAAGAAACGCGCGAATGTCTGCCGTGTCATTCGGAATGCCGTGGATGTCGTGGATTCGGCGAGGACCAATGCCTGGAGTGTCGCAATCTGAAACTCTACGAGGGAGATCCTAACGATAACTCCACTGCGTTCAACTGTACGTCAACCTGTCCACCGACTCATCCCTTCAAACATTTCCCAGTGGAAACCAGCAAGATTGGACCGTACTGTTCAGCTGAGCAGGTTCAGAGCGGATTCCGATTGGAAACGTCAACTACCCCGATCTTACTGCTTGCAATACTGGCACCGATTGTACTGATCCTATTCGTGTTTGGAATGGCATACCTGTACTGCACCCAGAAGAACAAGAAAGACGCGGTAAAAATGACAATGGCGTTGGCTGGATGCGAAGATTCTGAGCCACTGAGGCCGACCAACGTTGGACCGAATCTCACCAAGTTGAGAATTGTCAAGGAAGCAGAACTGCGCCGAGGAGGTGTCATGGGCATGGGTGCGTTTGGTCGGGTGTTCAAAGGCGTATTGATGCCAGAAGGCGAAAGCATCAAGATTCCGGTGGCGATCAAGGTATTGATTGAGATGTCGGGTTCTGAATCAAGCaaggagtttttggaagaagCTTACATTATGGCGTCGGTTGAACATCCCAATCTATTGAAACTGCTGGCAGTTTGCATGACTTCCCAGATGATGCTGATTACACAGTTGATGCCTCTTGGCTGTTTGTTGGATTATGTGCGGAACAACAAGGATAAGATAGGATCGAAGGCGTTGCTTAACTGGTCCACTCAGATTGCTCGTGGAATGGCTTATCTAGAAGAGCGACGGTTAGTTCACCGTGACTTGGCAGCTCGAAACGTTTTGGTACAGACGCCGTCAAGCGTAAAGATTACCGATTTTGGATTGGCAAAGCTTTTGGACTATGATTCAGATGAGTATCGAGCGGCCGGTGGAAAGATGCCGATTAAGTGGTTGGCCTTGGAGTGTATTCGTCATCGTGTATTCACAAGTAAGAGTGACGTGTGGGCCTTTGGAGTCACAATATGGGAGTTGATGACTTACGGTGCTCGACCTTACGAAGACGTCCCTGCTAAGGATGTCCCGGAGCTGATCGAAATGGGAGGAAAGCTTCCTCAACCGGATCATATTTCTCTGGATGTGTACATGATCTTGATTTCTTGCTGGCACTTGAACGCAGATGCTCGTCCTACATTCACAACTTTGGAAAAGACTTTTGCTGAAATGGCCAGAGACCCTGGTCGTTATTTGAGTATTCCAGGGGACAAATTTATGAGACTGCCGTCGTATACCAATCAGGATGAGAAAGATCTGATTCGCACTCTTGCGCCAGTAGCTGAAGCTGGAATACCCGGAACCATTGTCGAAGCCGAAGAATACTTGCAACCAAAAACACGTCCGGCTCTAATGCTTCCGCAGTCGTCAATGGAGAAACAAGATGACATGTCCAAATCGATGCGCTACAGCAAGGATCAACTCAAGCCAGACGAAGAAACGGATCGTAACGCACGTGAAGTAGGCGTCAGTGGTATGCGACTGAATTTGCCACTGGACGAGGACGATTATCTGATGCCAACTTGCCAAAGTCAAGCACCGTCGGTCCCCGGTTACATGGATTTGATCGGAGTTCCCGCTAGTGTTGACAATCCTGAGTACCTGATGGGATCCGCCGGTAGCAATATCAGTACGGGCCTTCCAACTCCACCACCGGTTACGCCATGCAGCAGTGGTATTAGCACTACTACTCCCAACAGTCCTGTTAATAGTATACCTCCTAACATTAGCACCGTTAACGTTAGCACCAATCCTAGCAACATCAATGCCAACAGTAGCAATAGcatcaacaataacaacaacacCGTTGTAAACCATGCCATCAAGAAGGAAGAAGCCATACCAATGCCGCACACGACGCTCAATGAACCTCAGGCAGCTCCACCAACGCAAACCTTGGGTATTCCTCTATCACCAACTGAAACGATAGAAACCACTTCAGAGCATGAGTACTACAACGATTTGCAACGAGAACTGATTCCGCTACATCGGAATGAAACTACGGTGTGA
- the LOC5564544 gene encoding epidermal growth factor receptor isoform X2: MGDTMMEQWKWKLFLVLLVQQIGLGSCYLKDYIHKQEDNEMRVCIGTNGRMSVPSNREYHYKNLRDRYTNCTYVDGNLEITWIQNTSYDLSFLQHIREVTGYVLISHVDIPQVILPRLQIIRGRTTFKLNKWEDEFGLFVSFSQMNTLEMPALRDILSGSAGIFNNYNLCHVKTINWDEVLSDSKAHYRYTYNFTSPERDCPPCHSSCEVGCWGEGAHNCQKFSKLNCSPQCSQGRCFGSKPRECCHLFCAGGCTGPTQKDCLACKNFYDDGVCKQECPPMQRYNPTNYLWEPNPEGKYAYGATCVRNCPEHLLKDNGACVRTCPSNKMAQNGECVPCNGACPKTCQGEGIVHSGNIDKYKDCTIIEGSLEILDQTFDGYQQVFSNFSFGPRYIKIHPDRLEVFSTLKEISGFINIQGYHADFKNLSYFRNLEVVGGRQLKENLFASVYIVKTSLQSLELKSLKRVNSGAIVILENDHLCYAQEIDWSKIKKSADHESVIQSNRNPKTCHEEGMFCDEQCTKAGCWGKGPEQCLECKNFVYQGKCLDSCKSLPKIYQVNSKTCGDCHPECLDSCYGPNADNCGSCVNVKDGKFCVSECPITKYNLNGTCVACHKTCIGCNGPLDTIAPNGCVSCDRAIMRSDGTVERCLMKDEPCPDGYYSERVEQDEGPLKQLSGKSVCRKCHPRCKKCTQYGFHEQVCQECASYKRGEQCEDECPIDHFVNEETRECLPCHSECRGCRGFGEDQCLECRNLKLYEGDPNDNSTAFNCTSTCPPTHPFKHFPVETSKIGPYCSAEQVQSGFRLETSTTPILLLAILAPIVLILFVFGMAYLYCTQKNKKDAVKMTMALAGCEDSEPLRPTNVGPNLTKLRIVKEAELRRGGVMGMGAFGRVFKGVLMPEGESIKIPVAIKVLIEMSGSESSKEFLEEAYIMASVEHPNLLKLLAVCMTSQMMLITQLMPLGCLLDYVRNNKDKIGSKALLNWSTQIARGMAYLEERRLVHRDLAARNVLVQTPSSVKITDFGLAKLLDYDSDEYRAAGGKMPIKWLALECIRHRVFTSKSDVWAFGVTIWELMTYGARPYEDVPAKDVPELIEMGGKLPQPDHISLDVYMILISCWHLNADARPTFTTLEKTFAEMARDPGRYLSIPGDKFMRLPSYTNQDEKDLIRTLAPVAEAGIPGTIVEAEEYLQPKTRPALMLPQSSMEKQDDMSKSMRYSKDQLKPDEETDRNAREVGVSGMRLNLPLDEDDYLMPTCQSQAPSVPGYMDLIGVPASVDNPEYLMGSAGSNISTGLPTPPPVTPCSSGISTTTPNSPVNSIPPNISTVNVSTNPSNINANSSNSINNNNNTVVNHAIKKEEAIPMPHTTLNEPQAAPPTQTLGIPLSPTETIETTSEHEYYNDLQRELIPLHRNETTV; this comes from the exons tttgcaTCGGAACCAATGGACGAATGTCGGTACCTTCGAACCGCGAGTACCACTACAAGAATCTACGCGATCGATACACCAACTGTACCTACGTGGATGGCAACCTGGAGATCACCTGGATCCAGAACACCTCGTACGATTTGAGCTTTCTCCAGCACATTCGGGAGGTGACCGGTTACGTGTTGATCAGCCACGTGGATATCCCGCAAGTCATCCTACCGCGGTTGCAGATCATTCGAGGCCGTACGACATTCAAGCTGAACAAATGGGAAGACGAATTCGGCCTGTTCGTGTCGTTCTCGCAGATGAATACCCTGGAGATGCCGGCCCTGAGGGACATCCTGAGTGGATCGGctggcattttcaacaactaCAATCTATGTCACGTGAAGACCATCAACTGGGATGAAGTCCTCTCCG actCCAAAGCCCACTATCGGTACACGTACAACTTCACCTCGCCGGAACGGGACTGTCCACCGTGCCACTCCAGCTGCGAGGTGGGCTGCTGGGGCGAAGGTGCCCACAACTGTCAGAAGTTCAGCAAACTGAACTGCTCTCCTCAGTGCTCTCAGGGGCGCTGTTTCGGCTCCAAGCCGCGCGAGTGCTGCCATCTGTTCTGCGCTGGTGGCTGCACCGGTCCTACTCAGAAAGACTGCCTAGCCTGTAAGAACTTCTACGACGATGGCGTGTGCAAGCAGGAGTGTCCACCCATGCAACG ATACAACCCTACGAACTACCTCTGGGAACCGAATCCAGAAGGCAAATACGCCTATGGAGCTACCTGCGTGCGAAATTGCCCGGAACATCTACTCAAGGATAACGGAGCTTGCGTGAGGACTTGTCCGTCGAACAAGATGGCCCAAAATGGCGAGTGCGTTCCGTGTAACGGAGCCTGTCCGAAGACGTGCCAAGGCGAGGGAATCGTTCATTCCGGCAATATCGACAAGTACAAGGACTGCACCATAATCGAAGGATCTCTGGAAATTCTCGATCAGACGTTCGACGGTTACCAGCAGGTGTTCAGCAACTTCTCGTTCGGGCCACGCTACATCAAGATTCATCCAGATCGATTAGAAGTGTTTTCGACGCTCAAGGAAATCAGCGGGTTCATCAACATTCAGGGCTATCACGCCGATTTCAAGAATCTGTCGTACTTCAGGAACCTGGAGGTGGTTGGTGGACGTCAGCTCAAGGAGAATCTGTTCGCTTCCGTGTATATTGTGAAG ACATCATTACAATCTTTGGAGCTGAAATCGTTGAAACGGGTCAACTCGGGTGCCATCGTCATTCTCGAAAACGACCACCTGTGCTACGCGCAGGAGATCGATTGGTCTAAAATCAAGAAGTCTGCTGACCACGAGAGTGTGATACAGTCCAATCGGAATCCCAAGACTTGCC ACGAAGAAGGAATGTTCTGCGACGAGCAGTGCACCAAGGCCGGCTGCTGGGGCAAAGGACCGGAACAGTGTCTGGAATGCAAGAACTTTGTCTACCAAGGCAAGTGTCTCGACAGCTGCAAGAGTCTTCCAAA GATCTACCAAGTCAACTCAAAGACTTGCGGAGATTGTCATCCGGAGTGTTTGGATTCATGCTACGGACCTAACGCCGACAACTGTGGATCATGCGTAAACGTTAAGGACGGGAAGTTCTGCGTATCGGAGTGTCCCATCACCAAGTACAACCTGAACGGAACTTGCGTCGCGTGTCACAAAACTTGCATCGGTTGCAATGGGCCACTGGACACAATTGCCCCCAACGGGTGTGTTTCCTGTGACCGAGCAATCATGCGAAGCGATGGCACCGTGGAACGGTGTCTGATGAAGGACGAACCTTGTCCAG ACGGTTACTACAGCGAACGCGTTGAACAGGACGAAGGACCTCTGAAACAACTGTCAGGAAAATCGGTTTGTCGCAAGTGTCATCCGCGCTGCAAGAAATGCACCCAGTACGGATTCCACGAGCAAGTCTGTCAGGAATGTGCCAGCTACAAGCGCGGCGAACAGTGCGAAGACGAGTGCCCGATCGATCATTTTGTGAACGAAGAAACGCGCGAATGTCTGCCGTGTCATTCGGAATGCCGTGGATGTCGTGGATTCGGCGAGGACCAATGCCTGGAGTGTCGCAATCTGAAACTCTACGAGGGAGATCCTAACGATAACTCCACTGCGTTCAACTGTACGTCAACCTGTCCACCGACTCATCCCTTCAAACATTTCCCAGTGGAAACCAGCAAGATTGGACCGTACTGTTCAGCTGAGCAGGTTCAGAGCGGATTCCGATTGGAAACGTCAACTACCCCGATCTTACTGCTTGCAATACTGGCACCGATTGTACTGATCCTATTCGTGTTTGGAATGGCATACCTGTACTGCACCCAGAAGAACAAGAAAGACGCGGTAAAAATGACAATGGCGTTGGCTGGATGCGAAGATTCTGAGCCACTGAGGCCGACCAACGTTGGACCGAATCTCACCAAGTTGAGAATTGTCAAGGAAGCAGAACTGCGCCGAGGAGGTGTCATGGGCATGGGTGCGTTTGGTCGGGTGTTCAAAGGCGTATTGATGCCAGAAGGCGAAAGCATCAAGATTCCGGTGGCGATCAAGGTATTGATTGAGATGTCGGGTTCTGAATCAAGCaaggagtttttggaagaagCTTACATTATGGCGTCGGTTGAACATCCCAATCTATTGAAACTGCTGGCAGTTTGCATGACTTCCCAGATGATGCTGATTACACAGTTGATGCCTCTTGGCTGTTTGTTGGATTATGTGCGGAACAACAAGGATAAGATAGGATCGAAGGCGTTGCTTAACTGGTCCACTCAGATTGCTCGTGGAATGGCTTATCTAGAAGAGCGACGGTTAGTTCACCGTGACTTGGCAGCTCGAAACGTTTTGGTACAGACGCCGTCAAGCGTAAAGATTACCGATTTTGGATTGGCAAAGCTTTTGGACTATGATTCAGATGAGTATCGAGCGGCCGGTGGAAAGATGCCGATTAAGTGGTTGGCCTTGGAGTGTATTCGTCATCGTGTATTCACAAGTAAGAGTGACGTGTGGGCCTTTGGAGTCACAATATGGGAGTTGATGACTTACGGTGCTCGACCTTACGAAGACGTCCCTGCTAAGGATGTCCCGGAGCTGATCGAAATGGGAGGAAAGCTTCCTCAACCGGATCATATTTCTCTGGATGTGTACATGATCTTGATTTCTTGCTGGCACTTGAACGCAGATGCTCGTCCTACATTCACAACTTTGGAAAAGACTTTTGCTGAAATGGCCAGAGACCCTGGTCGTTATTTGAGTATTCCAGGGGACAAATTTATGAGACTGCCGTCGTATACCAATCAGGATGAGAAAGATCTGATTCGCACTCTTGCGCCAGTAGCTGAAGCTGGAATACCCGGAACCATTGTCGAAGCCGAAGAATACTTGCAACCAAAAACACGTCCGGCTCTAATGCTTCCGCAGTCGTCAATGGAGAAACAAGATGACATGTCCAAATCGATGCGCTACAGCAAGGATCAACTCAAGCCAGACGAAGAAACGGATCGTAACGCACGTGAAGTAGGCGTCAGTGGTATGCGACTGAATTTGCCACTGGACGAGGACGATTATCTGATGCCAACTTGCCAAAGTCAAGCACCGTCGGTCCCCGGTTACATGGATTTGATCGGAGTTCCCGCTAGTGTTGACAATCCTGAGTACCTGATGGGATCCGCCGGTAGCAATATCAGTACGGGCCTTCCAACTCCACCACCGGTTACGCCATGCAGCAGTGGTATTAGCACTACTACTCCCAACAGTCCTGTTAATAGTATACCTCCTAACATTAGCACCGTTAACGTTAGCACCAATCCTAGCAACATCAATGCCAACAGTAGCAATAGcatcaacaataacaacaacacCGTTGTAAACCATGCCATCAAGAAGGAAGAAGCCATACCAATGCCGCACACGACGCTCAATGAACCTCAGGCAGCTCCACCAACGCAAACCTTGGGTATTCCTCTATCACCAACTGAAACGATAGAAACCACTTCAGAGCATGAGTACTACAACGATTTGCAACGAGAACTGATTCCGCTACATCGGAATGAAACTACGGTGTGA